The following are from one region of the Sandaracinus amylolyticus genome:
- a CDS encoding PAS domain-containing sensor histidine kinase produces MGTGAHDANDADARGDPSREERSARRARLLVITGAALAVFIAGEVALLPYTFPLHAFVDVAWTLAALYTTHRAVRTARSKRRSHEARPWWWFAAGTGAWFAGMLVWDWYELVQRVVTPFPTLAEIGFLATPICWAAGLFSMRGAAPSEHFTWKQVGELGVVLATLTITSVLVLYAPAADHDAPPLFLATALAYPVLHLGAFVFGLIGLSRQPSGVRRRIYALLLAAVAMLCGVTTFYSVSLLTRSYEAGDALDVFWLGAFACVVWAASEDEWRTLGEERVDERVRPGDLAVVPFAVLAIALSIGLFRDRWRPELAPVYMIGGVCFAIAIAMREWGAHRIERALRDDARGEGERHRRLVDSAPLGIGRVDAAGRVVESNARFDALLGERSRLLGSSDWEGIGIAPLVRRALETRSRVVTDTPLLLGGASLRVSVSPDDDGERGALVLIEDMTESQRLQSELLQSQKMQAVGTLAGGIAHDFNNLLSGMIASVTLLKRRATGNDASLLDHMEQSMWRAAELTQRLLALSRRRDPVRTLVDVGAVIERVVALLSRSVDETIAVRVQLPSTRVTFHGDGGQLEQALLNLGINARDAMRPRGGDLVYALAIEQSGESRVAVIRVTDSGAGIPVELRERIFEPFFTTKEPGEGTGLGLAMVYAFVQDHAGSVELDSEVGRGTTFTLRLPATEGGVIATEVERPRELPRGRETILAVDDREAALFALDTILAELGYTVATAANGVEALAEIERRRGLIDLVITDAMMRRMGGRDLLTAMRRRGIDIEVILATGHDAEAHRGTEGFAAVLRKPFDPEETARVVREVLDGRRRGERLQVHSEHEVTKTEIDAADDQAGTG; encoded by the coding sequence GCCTGCTCGTGATCACCGGCGCGGCGCTCGCGGTGTTCATCGCGGGCGAGGTCGCGCTCCTGCCCTACACGTTCCCGCTGCACGCGTTCGTCGACGTCGCGTGGACGCTCGCGGCGCTCTACACGACGCACCGCGCGGTGCGCACCGCCCGCAGCAAGCGGCGCTCGCACGAGGCACGACCGTGGTGGTGGTTCGCCGCGGGCACCGGCGCGTGGTTCGCCGGCATGCTGGTGTGGGACTGGTACGAGCTCGTCCAGCGCGTCGTCACGCCGTTCCCCACGCTCGCCGAGATCGGCTTCCTCGCGACCCCGATCTGCTGGGCCGCGGGGCTCTTCTCGATGCGCGGCGCCGCGCCCAGCGAGCACTTCACGTGGAAGCAGGTCGGCGAGCTCGGCGTGGTGCTCGCGACGCTCACGATCACGAGCGTGCTCGTGCTCTACGCGCCCGCCGCAGATCACGATGCGCCGCCGCTCTTCCTCGCGACCGCGCTCGCCTATCCGGTGCTGCACCTCGGCGCGTTCGTGTTCGGTCTGATCGGGCTCTCGCGCCAGCCGAGCGGCGTGCGCCGGCGCATCTACGCGCTGCTGCTCGCGGCGGTCGCGATGCTCTGCGGCGTCACCACGTTCTACTCGGTCTCGCTGCTGACGCGCAGCTACGAGGCGGGCGACGCGCTCGACGTGTTCTGGCTCGGCGCGTTCGCGTGCGTGGTGTGGGCCGCGTCGGAGGACGAGTGGCGCACGCTCGGCGAGGAGCGCGTCGACGAGCGGGTGCGCCCCGGTGATCTCGCGGTGGTGCCCTTCGCGGTGCTCGCGATCGCGCTCTCGATCGGGCTCTTCCGCGATCGGTGGAGGCCGGAGCTCGCGCCGGTCTACATGATCGGCGGCGTGTGCTTCGCGATCGCGATCGCGATGCGCGAGTGGGGCGCGCACCGCATCGAGCGTGCGCTGCGCGACGACGCGCGCGGTGAAGGGGAGCGTCACCGCCGCCTGGTCGACAGCGCGCCGCTCGGGATCGGTCGTGTCGATGCGGCGGGGCGCGTGGTGGAGTCGAACGCGCGCTTCGACGCGCTGCTCGGCGAGCGCAGCCGCTTGCTCGGCAGCAGCGACTGGGAGGGCATCGGGATCGCGCCGCTGGTGCGGCGCGCGCTCGAGACGCGATCGCGCGTGGTGACCGACACGCCGCTCTTGCTCGGCGGCGCATCGCTGCGGGTCTCGGTGTCGCCCGACGACGACGGAGAGCGCGGCGCGCTCGTGCTCATCGAGGACATGACCGAGTCCCAGCGCCTGCAGAGCGAGCTCCTGCAGTCGCAGAAGATGCAGGCGGTCGGCACGCTCGCGGGCGGCATCGCGCACGACTTCAACAACCTGCTCTCGGGGATGATCGCGAGCGTCACGCTGCTCAAGCGCCGCGCGACCGGCAACGACGCGTCGCTGCTCGATCACATGGAGCAGTCGATGTGGCGCGCGGCCGAGCTCACGCAGCGCCTGCTCGCGCTCTCGCGCCGTCGCGATCCGGTGCGCACGCTGGTCGACGTGGGCGCGGTGATCGAGCGCGTGGTCGCGCTGCTCTCGCGCAGCGTCGACGAGACCATCGCGGTGCGCGTGCAGCTGCCCTCGACGCGCGTGACGTTCCACGGCGACGGCGGACAGCTCGAGCAGGCGCTGCTGAACCTCGGCATCAACGCGCGCGACGCGATGCGCCCGCGCGGCGGCGACCTCGTGTACGCGCTCGCCATCGAGCAGAGCGGCGAGAGCCGCGTCGCGGTGATCCGCGTGACCGACAGCGGCGCGGGCATCCCGGTCGAGCTGCGGGAGCGCATCTTCGAGCCGTTCTTCACGACGAAGGAGCCCGGCGAGGGCACGGGGCTCGGGCTCGCGATGGTGTACGCGTTCGTGCAGGACCACGCGGGCAGCGTGGAGCTCGACTCCGAGGTGGGCCGCGGCACGACGTTCACGCTGCGCCTGCCCGCCACCGAAGGCGGCGTGATCGCGACCGAGGTCGAGCGTCCGCGCGAGCTCCCGCGTGGCCGCGAGACGATCCTCGCGGTCGACGATCGCGAGGCCGCGCTCTTCGCGCTCGACACGATCCTCGCCGAGCTCGGCTACACCGTCGCGACCGCGGCGAACGGCGTCGAGGCGCTGGCGGAGATCGAGCGACGACGCGGCCTGATCGATCTCGTGATCACCGACGCGATGATGCGCCGCATGGGCGGCCGCGATCTCCTCACCGCGATGCGGCGCCGCGGCATCGATATCGAAGTGATCCTCGCGACCGGCCACGACGCCGAGGCCCACCGAGGGACCGAAGGCTTCGCGGCAGTGCTGCGCAAGCCGTTCGATCCGGAGGAGACGGCGCGCGTCGTGCGCGAAGTGCTCGACGGCCGCAGGCGCGGCGAGCGCCTGCAGGTCCACAGCGAGCACGAGGTGACGAAGACCGAGATCGACGCCGCCGACGACCAAGCCGGCACCGGCTGA
- a CDS encoding MFS transporter, with the protein MSAPVSISGTLDDQAMSRSAKLAVVVAALGYLVDIYDLILFGVVRRPSLQAIGVPEAELANVGHLLLDVQMAGMLIGGVVWGVIGDKRGRLSVLFGSILMYSVANIANGFVTDVTTYAILRFVAGIGLAGELGAGVTLVTELLPAKTRGWATTIIAGVGICGALLAVGVSKIATWYVAYWIGGVLGLALLALRVGVFESGMFARIKAKSDVSRGNFLALFTSRDRARRYVGIVLVGVPIWYAIAILVMFGDSIGRAMGMERVPDPAWGLFWCYLGLALGDFASGFASQLMRSRKRALFVFCGLNVVALAYYFTLGSRSTDLFYLGCFIVGIANGYWAVFVTVAAEQFGTNLRATAATTAPNFVRGSVVPVSLVYLALRDVFGGAGVGEPTAALIVGVVVIAVSMISLLAIEETYGKELDFVER; encoded by the coding sequence ATGTCCGCTCCCGTCTCGATCTCCGGCACGCTCGACGACCAGGCGATGTCGCGCAGCGCGAAGCTCGCGGTGGTCGTCGCCGCGCTCGGTTATCTGGTCGACATCTACGACCTGATCCTCTTCGGCGTGGTGCGGAGGCCGAGCCTCCAGGCGATCGGCGTGCCCGAGGCCGAGCTCGCGAACGTCGGTCACCTGCTGCTCGACGTGCAGATGGCGGGGATGCTGATCGGCGGCGTCGTGTGGGGCGTGATCGGCGACAAGCGCGGTCGTCTGTCGGTGCTCTTCGGATCGATCCTCATGTACTCGGTCGCCAACATCGCGAACGGGTTCGTGACCGACGTGACGACCTACGCGATCCTGCGCTTCGTCGCGGGCATCGGGCTCGCGGGCGAGCTCGGCGCCGGCGTGACGCTGGTGACCGAGCTCTTGCCCGCGAAGACGCGCGGCTGGGCGACGACGATCATCGCGGGCGTGGGCATCTGCGGCGCGCTGCTCGCGGTCGGCGTGTCGAAGATCGCGACCTGGTACGTCGCGTACTGGATCGGCGGTGTGCTGGGGCTCGCGCTGCTCGCGCTGCGCGTCGGCGTGTTCGAGTCGGGGATGTTCGCGCGCATCAAGGCGAAGAGCGACGTGTCGCGCGGGAACTTCCTCGCGCTCTTCACGAGCCGTGATCGCGCGCGGCGCTACGTCGGCATCGTGCTCGTCGGCGTGCCGATCTGGTACGCGATCGCGATCCTCGTGATGTTCGGCGACTCGATCGGGCGCGCGATGGGGATGGAGCGGGTGCCCGATCCCGCGTGGGGCCTCTTCTGGTGTTACCTCGGGCTCGCGCTCGGCGACTTCGCGAGCGGCTTCGCGAGCCAGCTGATGCGGAGCCGCAAGCGCGCGCTCTTCGTGTTCTGCGGGCTGAACGTGGTCGCGCTCGCGTACTACTTCACGTTGGGATCGCGGTCGACGGACCTGTTCTATCTCGGGTGCTTCATCGTCGGGATCGCGAACGGGTACTGGGCGGTGTTCGTGACGGTCGCGGCGGAGCAGTTCGGGACGAACCTGCGCGCGACCGCGGCGACGACGGCGCCGAACTTCGTGCGCGGCTCGGTGGTGCCGGTGTCGCTGGTGTACCTGGCGCTGCGCGACGTGTTCGGAGGCGCGGGCGTGGGGGAGCCGACGGCGGCGCTGATCGTGGGTGTGGTGGTGATCGCAGTCTCGATGATCTCGCTGCTGGCGATCGAAGAGACGTACGGGAAAGAGCTGGATTTCGTGGAGCGGTGA
- a CDS encoding peptidoglycan recognition protein codes for MDRSFSRALRGLALVCSLLFATTACEQPAAHDEESADDYPELAFGHDEIMETWSLEGDHYVSPQLDAPLGATRVGVMLSTIDAASEMPELEARVAGEGEWVAIQNTWSEEGVHVGTADLPGGGTAVQVRIEASLVDAIASIAFNAVVPADPNVTPDDELGPEDEALPLVGDEPAVGLATEDLRSDLAGIGVRSRAQWGARRGRCSGRDGRRYRFAIHHTVSPQTGNVAAMVRGFQRYHMDSNGWCDIGYHFLIGRDGTIYEGRPLEQLGAHVGGNNSGNIGIAFVGCFDGVCPRSYGSRTPSDAAVRAAGRLIHKLSRIYGISVTSRNVLGHRQHSGQTTSCPGSQLLARLDTIRSLARSGGGGSSGGDTRPPPLTTPSTVAVRWSRGSDRTYTFTSTAPAAVVRVDYYVDGWRIGTVRRSASSDLRIRYRFSSETRNRRFEARGYNSSGAIVARAYGLIEPVPATAVSIRQTGHATYEFGVERAPSGVRSIEVRVDDGFLLRDSVSGNTRSTRLAVRYQFLGLRTRPFEIRMLDAGGRVVRTERRTFTLR; via the coding sequence ATGGACCGTTCGTTCTCCCGCGCGCTGCGCGGGCTCGCCCTCGTCTGCTCTCTGCTCTTCGCCACCACCGCGTGCGAGCAGCCAGCCGCGCACGACGAGGAGTCCGCCGACGACTACCCCGAGCTCGCGTTCGGGCACGACGAGATCATGGAGACGTGGTCGCTCGAGGGCGATCACTACGTCTCGCCGCAGCTCGATGCGCCGCTCGGCGCGACGCGCGTCGGCGTGATGCTCTCGACGATCGACGCCGCCTCCGAGATGCCCGAGCTCGAGGCGCGCGTCGCCGGCGAGGGCGAGTGGGTCGCGATCCAGAACACGTGGAGCGAAGAGGGCGTCCACGTCGGCACCGCCGATCTCCCGGGCGGCGGCACCGCGGTGCAGGTGCGCATCGAGGCCTCGCTCGTCGACGCGATCGCGAGCATCGCGTTCAACGCGGTCGTGCCCGCGGATCCGAACGTCACGCCCGACGACGAGCTCGGCCCCGAGGACGAGGCGCTCCCGCTCGTCGGCGACGAGCCCGCGGTCGGTCTCGCGACCGAGGATCTGCGCAGCGACCTCGCCGGCATCGGCGTCCGCTCGCGCGCGCAGTGGGGCGCACGCCGTGGTCGCTGCAGCGGTCGCGACGGCCGTCGTTATCGCTTCGCGATCCACCACACCGTCTCGCCGCAGACCGGCAACGTCGCGGCGATGGTGCGCGGCTTCCAGCGCTACCACATGGACAGCAACGGCTGGTGCGACATCGGGTACCACTTCCTGATCGGTCGCGACGGCACGATCTACGAGGGTCGTCCGCTCGAGCAGCTCGGCGCCCACGTCGGCGGCAACAACAGCGGCAACATCGGCATCGCGTTCGTCGGCTGCTTCGATGGCGTGTGCCCGCGCAGCTACGGCTCGCGCACGCCGAGCGACGCTGCGGTGCGCGCGGCGGGCCGCCTGATCCACAAGCTCTCGCGCATCTACGGCATCTCGGTCACCTCGCGGAACGTGCTCGGTCATCGCCAGCACAGCGGACAGACCACGTCGTGCCCGGGCTCGCAGCTCCTCGCGCGTCTCGACACGATCCGCTCGCTCGCGCGCTCCGGTGGTGGTGGCTCGTCGGGCGGCGACACGCGCCCGCCTCCGCTCACCACGCCGTCGACGGTCGCGGTGCGCTGGTCGCGCGGCTCGGATCGCACGTACACGTTCACCTCGACCGCGCCCGCGGCGGTGGTGCGCGTCGACTACTACGTCGACGGCTGGCGCATCGGCACCGTGCGCCGCAGCGCGAGCAGTGATCTGCGCATCCGCTATCGCTTCAGCAGCGAGACCCGCAACCGTCGCTTCGAGGCGCGCGGCTACAACTCGAGCGGTGCGATCGTCGCGCGCGCGTACGGCCTCATCGAGCCGGTGCCGGCGACCGCGGTCTCGATCCGACAGACCGGTCACGCGACCTACGAGTTCGGCGTCGAGCGTGCGCCGAGCGGCGTGCGCAGCATCGAGGTGCGCGTCGACGACGGCTTCCTCCTGCGCGACAGCGTGAGCGGCAACACGCGCAGCACGCGCCTCGCGGTGCGCTACCAGTTCCTCGGCCTCCGCACGCGGCCCTTCGAGATCCGCATGCTGGACGCCGGTGGTCGTGTGGTCCGCACCGAGCGTCGCACCTTCACGCTTCGTTGA
- a CDS encoding RCC1 domain-containing protein, with product MRTSIFCVLVLVLVACGGDDDAPGEGGGCETSEQCADGLLCVLGACREECTGYRDCPIGAACLEDGEGVRGCRLPEENECTEGACPAGTTCTNGACIASCTSSASCGGTECVAGACEDPAVTRIYCEDLAYCGSGICDFGVCDDDLAIAPGAITTCALRVSGDVDCAGSDADGMLGDGPTGPEEGGVRGLLLPIVLDEPAMMVGVGAQHACVVMDTSEVRCWGRGDRGQTATAGSVDAPMLAIDAPAEEGTEIDDLAIGAHHACVHRASGAIECWGSDEAGQLGDATEHAACEAGVPCSATPVVVAGLEDVVDLDAGDHATCALRADGRVSCWGRAELLGEAPEGTNSCTIEGAATTCRTTPLEVPGIEGAEAIAVGGSHACAIVTDGVVTCWGTNDAGQAGETVALPFAAIAIDAGRAHTCAVLADDQVWCWGAAPVAQGTPQPVEGLPAAFGIASGRDHACARTFDGETWCWGRNVEAQLSRETSSESGEPGRARRSPGTGA from the coding sequence ATGAGGACTTCGATCTTCTGTGTGCTCGTGCTGGTCCTGGTGGCGTGCGGCGGAGACGACGACGCGCCGGGCGAGGGCGGAGGCTGCGAGACGTCGGAGCAGTGCGCGGACGGGCTGCTCTGCGTGCTCGGTGCGTGTCGCGAGGAGTGCACCGGCTACCGCGACTGTCCGATCGGCGCCGCGTGCCTCGAGGACGGCGAGGGCGTGCGCGGATGCCGGCTCCCCGAGGAGAACGAGTGCACCGAGGGCGCGTGCCCGGCGGGCACGACGTGCACGAACGGCGCGTGCATCGCGTCGTGCACGAGCTCGGCGAGCTGCGGCGGGACCGAGTGCGTCGCGGGCGCGTGCGAGGACCCCGCGGTCACGCGCATCTACTGCGAGGACCTCGCGTACTGCGGCTCGGGGATCTGCGACTTCGGCGTGTGCGACGACGATCTCGCGATCGCGCCCGGTGCGATCACGACCTGCGCGCTGCGCGTGTCGGGTGACGTCGACTGTGCGGGCAGCGATGCCGACGGGATGCTCGGCGACGGACCGACCGGGCCCGAAGAGGGCGGCGTCCGCGGGCTCTTGTTGCCGATCGTGCTCGACGAGCCGGCGATGATGGTCGGCGTCGGCGCGCAGCACGCGTGCGTCGTGATGGACACGAGCGAGGTGCGCTGCTGGGGCCGCGGAGATCGCGGGCAGACGGCGACGGCGGGGAGCGTCGATGCGCCGATGCTCGCGATCGACGCGCCCGCCGAGGAGGGCACGGAGATCGACGATCTCGCGATCGGCGCGCACCACGCGTGCGTGCACCGCGCGTCGGGCGCGATCGAGTGCTGGGGCAGCGACGAGGCCGGGCAGCTCGGCGATGCGACGGAGCACGCCGCGTGCGAAGCGGGCGTGCCGTGCAGCGCGACCCCGGTGGTCGTCGCCGGCCTCGAGGACGTCGTCGATCTCGACGCGGGCGATCACGCGACGTGCGCGCTGCGCGCCGATGGACGCGTGTCGTGCTGGGGACGCGCCGAGCTGCTCGGAGAGGCACCCGAGGGCACGAACAGCTGCACGATCGAGGGCGCCGCGACGACGTGCCGCACCACGCCGCTCGAGGTGCCGGGCATCGAGGGCGCCGAGGCGATCGCGGTCGGCGGATCGCACGCGTGCGCGATCGTGACCGACGGTGTCGTGACGTGCTGGGGCACGAACGACGCGGGCCAGGCGGGCGAGACCGTCGCGCTGCCCTTCGCGGCGATCGCGATCGACGCGGGACGCGCGCACACCTGCGCGGTGCTCGCGGACGATCAGGTGTGGTGCTGGGGTGCGGCTCCGGTCGCGCAGGGCACGCCGCAGCCGGTCGAGGGCCTGCCCGCGGCGTTCGGGATCGCGAGCGGTCGTGATCACGCGTGCGCGCGCACCTTCGACGGTGAGACGTGGTGCTGGGGACGCAACGTCGAGGCGCAGCTCTCGCGCGAGACGTCGAGCGAGAGCGGCGAGCCCGGGCGCGCGCGAAGGAGCCCCGGCACCGGCGCGTGA
- a CDS encoding SLC13 family permease has protein sequence MGGGDTKGRARVIAGAILAPLAFVALWLAPLPLEPAAHRLVALFAAVLIAWVTEVVAVAVTALMIGPALVALGITDAATAFRYYADPLLFLFVGGFMLAEAMQRHGLDRRFASAVVALPFVRGSAFRTRVAIIVAATLVSMWISNTATCAMMLPILLGLPGLERPESRHEKDPATGPLLALAYVCSTAGLGTLIGTPPNLITTRFLEDAGVRIGFLEWMALGVPAAIVLSIVAAAITLRRGDAPSERVSAPSTTSAWTRGEKVTALAFGLAVIGWTAPAFFEVAGASFADAMNDAMHPGAVAVLACLPLFLVPDPARKNEEGEVPPVLPWSAAVRIDWGVILLFGGGISLGTQLERTGLAASIGRWVVETTGATDVWTLCAVACFATVVLSEVASNTAAANILVPLVIAIAQQLGVSPIPPALAVGVGASVGFMLPIATAPNALVYATGRVPQTSMMRAGLVLDVACLVLVLVLLRLICPLMGWS, from the coding sequence GTGGGCGGGGGCGACACGAAGGGCAGGGCGCGTGTGATCGCGGGGGCGATCCTCGCGCCGCTCGCGTTCGTCGCGCTCTGGCTCGCGCCGCTCCCGCTCGAGCCCGCTGCGCATCGGCTCGTCGCGCTCTTCGCGGCGGTGCTGATCGCGTGGGTCACCGAGGTCGTCGCGGTCGCGGTGACCGCGCTGATGATCGGCCCGGCGCTCGTCGCGCTCGGCATCACCGACGCCGCGACCGCGTTCCGCTACTACGCCGATCCATTGCTCTTCCTCTTCGTCGGCGGGTTCATGCTCGCCGAGGCGATGCAGCGACACGGGCTCGATCGCCGCTTCGCGAGCGCGGTGGTCGCGCTGCCCTTCGTGCGGGGATCGGCGTTCCGCACGCGCGTCGCGATCATCGTCGCAGCCACGCTGGTCTCGATGTGGATCAGCAACACCGCGACCTGCGCGATGATGCTGCCGATCCTGCTCGGCCTGCCCGGCCTCGAGCGACCGGAGAGCCGCCACGAGAAGGATCCCGCGACCGGGCCGCTGCTCGCGCTCGCCTACGTGTGCTCGACCGCGGGGCTCGGCACGCTGATCGGCACACCACCGAACCTGATCACCACGCGCTTCCTCGAGGACGCCGGCGTGCGCATCGGCTTCCTCGAGTGGATGGCGCTCGGGGTGCCCGCGGCGATCGTGCTCTCGATCGTCGCGGCCGCGATCACGCTGCGTCGCGGCGACGCGCCGAGCGAGCGGGTCTCGGCACCATCGACCACGAGCGCGTGGACGCGCGGCGAGAAGGTCACCGCGCTCGCGTTCGGGCTCGCCGTGATCGGATGGACCGCGCCCGCGTTCTTCGAGGTCGCGGGCGCGTCGTTCGCCGATGCGATGAACGATGCGATGCACCCCGGCGCGGTCGCGGTGCTCGCGTGCTTGCCGCTCTTCCTGGTGCCCGATCCCGCGCGCAAGAACGAAGAAGGCGAGGTCCCGCCGGTGCTCCCCTGGAGCGCCGCGGTGCGCATCGACTGGGGCGTGATCCTGCTCTTCGGCGGCGGCATCTCGCTGGGCACGCAGCTCGAGCGCACCGGGCTCGCCGCGTCGATCGGGCGATGGGTCGTCGAGACGACGGGCGCGACCGACGTGTGGACGCTCTGCGCGGTCGCGTGCTTCGCGACCGTGGTGCTCAGCGAGGTCGCGTCGAACACCGCGGCCGCGAACATCCTCGTGCCGCTGGTGATCGCGATCGCGCAGCAGCTCGGTGTCTCGCCGATCCCGCCCGCGCTCGCGGTGGGCGTCGGCGCGAGTGTCGGGTTCATGCTGCCGATCGCGACCGCGCCGAATGCGCTGGTCTACGCGACGGGGCGCGTGCCCCAGACCTCGATGATGCGCGCCGGGCTCGTGCTCGACGTCGCGTGCCTGGTGCTGGTGCTCGTGCTCCTGCGCCTGATCTGCCCGCTGATGGGCTGGAGCTAG
- a CDS encoding SRPBCC family protein — protein MGVLFDRHAPLPRGPFLVAGVVLFAIKIGLDALVSRLFGQPYSVLFYVSPMEAPLFSPGGRLTYWLAMWAVALPFIAVGVWLTARRLVDAGLPSWLVGLFFAPFANLIFFLAIAAVPSKPLAPRPTGYREPPPGAPPRSPGVAVAIGGVVGAVVALAMVGISVGLFREYGAALFLGAPTISGFVATLTVARLHAPRAGLAILAAGIALGLSFAAMLAFAIEGFVCLMMASPLAVFGSLVGVAIGSVIVSFAGAPREAPGAAMALLPLWLAGELLSPLPPESERVVTSTIEIDAPPEVVWNRVLAFEDLPPPTELLFRLGVASPTGAVIEGEGVGAVRRCQFTTGEFVEPITVWRPGRELSFDVREQPDAMREMTPFDGPRPPHLDGFFATTRGQFVLEPIEGGRTRLSGRTWYRLEVFPRPYWAWWSDQLIHTIHLRVMNQIARLSESDARR, from the coding sequence ATGGGGGTGCTCTTCGATCGTCACGCGCCGCTTCCGCGCGGTCCGTTCCTCGTCGCAGGAGTCGTGCTCTTCGCGATCAAGATCGGGCTCGATGCGCTGGTGTCGCGGCTCTTCGGACAGCCGTACTCGGTGCTCTTCTACGTGAGCCCGATGGAAGCGCCGTTGTTCTCGCCGGGCGGTCGACTGACGTACTGGCTCGCGATGTGGGCAGTCGCACTGCCCTTCATCGCAGTCGGTGTGTGGCTGACCGCGCGGCGATTGGTCGATGCGGGGCTGCCCTCCTGGCTCGTCGGGCTCTTCTTCGCGCCGTTCGCCAACCTGATCTTCTTCCTCGCGATCGCGGCCGTGCCGAGCAAGCCGCTCGCACCACGGCCGACCGGATACCGCGAGCCGCCTCCGGGCGCGCCTCCGCGCAGTCCGGGCGTCGCGGTCGCGATCGGCGGGGTCGTCGGCGCGGTGGTGGCGCTCGCGATGGTCGGGATCTCGGTGGGGCTCTTCCGCGAGTACGGCGCAGCGCTCTTCCTCGGCGCGCCGACGATCTCGGGGTTCGTCGCGACGCTGACGGTCGCGCGCCTCCACGCGCCGCGCGCCGGTCTCGCGATCCTCGCCGCGGGCATCGCGCTCGGCCTCTCGTTCGCGGCGATGCTCGCGTTCGCGATCGAAGGCTTCGTGTGCCTGATGATGGCCTCGCCGCTCGCGGTGTTCGGCAGTCTCGTCGGCGTCGCGATCGGCTCGGTGATCGTGTCGTTCGCGGGCGCGCCGCGCGAGGCGCCGGGCGCGGCGATGGCGCTCCTGCCGCTCTGGCTCGCGGGCGAGCTGCTCTCGCCGCTGCCGCCGGAGTCGGAGCGCGTCGTGACGTCGACCATCGAGATCGATGCACCGCCCGAGGTCGTGTGGAATCGCGTTCTCGCGTTCGAAGATCTTCCGCCGCCGACCGAGCTGCTCTTCCGGCTCGGCGTGGCATCGCCGACGGGCGCGGTGATCGAAGGTGAGGGCGTGGGCGCGGTGCGAAGGTGCCAGTTCACGACAGGCGAGTTCGTCGAGCCGATCACGGTGTGGCGCCCCGGGCGCGAGCTCTCGTTCGACGTGCGCGAGCAGCCCGACGCGATGCGCGAGATGACGCCGTTCGACGGCCCGCGTCCGCCGCACCTCGACGGGTTCTTCGCGACGACGCGCGGCCAGTTCGTGCTCGAGCCGATCGAGGGTGGTCGAACGCGCCTGTCGGGCCGCACCTGGTACCGACTCGAGGTGTTCCCGCGCCCGTATTGGGCGTGGTGGTCCGATCAGCTCATCCACACGATCCACCTGCGCGTGATGAATCAGATCGCGCGTCTGTCGGAGTCCGACGCCCGGCGCTGA